GCGGGGCTGGCTCTCGTTGCGGTGGATCTGAGAAAGCTTCAGGCTGGCGTTCTTGGTACCCATCTGATTCTCCAAGAGGTCGTTCGGAGTGAGGTTTCCTCCCCGCTCCTTCTGGTTCTATTCTATATGCACTCCTGAGGTGGGTCCACATTTGCCTGAAAGTTTCTGCACGTCAAAGGCCCGGCGCGACCAGAAGGTCACGCCGGGCCCGGCTCACTCTGTACCCCGGTACGCCGCAGCAGCCACGCGGGTTGGACCTGATGGTCGGCGGGGAACCGCCGCAGGGGCGACGATCGCGAGGGCGCCGAGCAGTTCATGCGCCCCATTGCCCCCGAGGTCTACACACCGCTCGCCGCGCGACTCCCCCAGTCGCGCGAGCACCCTTTCCAGTTCGACCGCCACACCGCACCCCTCCGTGTCGCACGTTCGCTTCCCCCACCCTCCGCAGCAGGACATAGATCCCGACACACCTACGTACGCGGCACACCTCGGCGTACATCGGTGCACCCAGCACCGCCACAGCCCAGAGGTGCGGGCATGCCCGCACCTCTAGCATCATGATCCAACGGATCTACAACGATCCTGCTTCGGAGAGTGACCTAATGTCAATGAAGATAGACAATAGATCGGACCGATAGGTTCCCAACTAGCCCTGGCTGCCGCAACTCAGCCAAACCGCCACCATCCATCGCGGCCGCTCGGGTGGCCGCCACGAAGGACCCGCCTATGCCCCCCGGCCCCGACACCCCACTGGCGAGCAAGCTGGCACTGCTGCTGCGCCGGAAGGCGGGCCGCGCCGGTAAGAGCCCCAGCCTGCGAGCCCTGGAGGCTGCCACGGCAGCCACCCCAGGCGGCAAGCCGGCGATGACCCACCAGGTCATCGCGGACCTCCTCAACGGCGAGAAGACCGACCCGAAAACATCACAGACCCTCGGACTCGCACGCGCATTCGACGCTCCGGTAGCTTTCTTCCTTCCCGGGTACAACGGCCTGACCTCCTTGGAGGTCTATGAAGGGCAGACGGACGCCCGGGAGGCGCTGCGGCTGATCCACGACCTGGGGGAAGAGGGCGCCGCGGAGCTGCTGGAGGCCGCGCGCGCTATCCGAATACGACACGGTAAGACCGACACCAACATCCCGGAGGTGCCGGAGCTGCCGCCCATAGTGGAGCCGCCGCGACCCGGCCGGCGTCGCCGTCTGTCGTTTACCGAGGCTGCCGATCGGGCCGTCTCTGATTTGGAAGGACTCTGAAAGACCATCATGGACGGCATCGTCTTTGGCATATGCACTCTGGTCGGGATCGTGGGGACGTGGTACTCCGCCCGAGATGCCTGGCGGCTGCGCGACCGCAGCGAGTACCGAATCGCCCGCGCCGCCCGCGCAGTTGCCTTCGGTGTCTGCACGGTCGGCGTCCTCCTGGCCGTGCCGGCGGTCGAGGGCCTGCTCGAAGACCTGACCGGCATGAACAACTCGGCCAAGCTCAGCGCGCACATCTGCGCCGTGCTGTGGTGCGGAAGCCTCCAGCTGATGCTGGTGGACTGGTCGTACAACTACGAGGTGCTCAAGGCCAGCCTGTACGCGCGGGTTGCTCTCGGCATCGCCGTGCTGGCCGCGATGCTGCCGCTGTTCATCGCGACCACCGGGCCCGAGATGGAGTTCACCACCGCCTTCGCGGCGGAACCTGGCGTAACCGTCTACCTCCTGGTCTACCTGACCTACGTCGCCATCACGTGCGGCGAAATCGCCTTCCTCTGCTCCGGCATGGCCCTGTCGACGTCTCGCCGCGGCCACACCTGGACCTCCCGAGGTCTCGCCACCTCGGCGGCCGCAGCCGTCCTCGGCGTCGCCTACGCGATCAGCAAGGGCTCGTACCTGGTGCTCCACTACCTCCAGCACCCCTGGCCGTTGCGGTACGAAGAGATCATCTCCCCCCTCCTCGCCGGCCTGGCAACGGTGGCTCTGATCACCGGTCTCACGATGGCCATGGTCGGCCGACGGCTCACTCAGCGGAAGGCTGACCAGGTCACCGCGTAACGGCTCGACCCTTCCGCCAGTCCAACACCACGCGGCCGGGCTCGATCGTTCGCACGCCCTTCGCGCTGGCCGGGAACACCCGCACGCCCTCCAGGAGCAGCAAGGCGATGACCTGCTTGGAGGCGTGCGGGGCCGTGTTCCACCACCGAACGAGGTCCTGGGCGTCGCCCAGCTTGAAGTTGGCCATCTGCTCCGCGAACCGGAGGCGTGTTCGGCTCACCTTCAGCTCGTCGGTCGCGGCGTTCTGAGCAGCGAGGAAGGCGTCTCGGCCTATCTGCCGACGGCCGTACATTTCGGCGACCTCGCGTCCTCGCTCCTCCTGCTCCGCAATCGCCTTCTTGAGGTCCTCGACCTGCGCGCGAGCGGCCTCCTGTGCGGCCTCAATGCTCGCCCGCACGTCGGGCTTGAGCAGTTCGGCAACGAGGTACTCGGCGACGTAGGTCTCAAGGAGCTCCGCGTTCACACGGACCTCTCCGCATCCGCCCGCTCCCTGCTTGTCCTTCGGACGGCAGCGGTACCCGGGGCTCCCCGCGTTGTTGCGGGCTCCGGTCAGGTGTTGCTTGCACTTGCCGCACGAAGCGATGCCGCCTACGTCTCCCGTGAGGAGATAGGAGTAGGGGGCGTCGGGCGTTGCCCTCTTCCGCTTGGCGTGACGCTCCTCCAGGGCCTTGAACTCGTCAGGGGTGATCGCCCCGGGGTGGCCGGCGTCGACCAGCTCGCCGTTCTCGTCTCGCCGCAGCCCGGCGATGGCGGGGTTCTTGAGGAGGCGGCCGATGCTCGCGTCCTTCCACTCACCCCCGAGGGTCCCCCGGTAGCCCTGGGCGTTGGCCCACACGGCGATATCCCCATCGGACTGCGGAGGGTCCAGAAGGGCGCGGCTGGCCATCTCTCGCAGCGGCCCGACCTCGTCTTCGTGGAGGCGGCGCCGCGAGTTGTCCTCGAATCCGTAGAGCCGTGGCATGCGGTTCCGTCCGATCTCTTCTTGTTCTCCCCCGTGGCGGGCCGATCCTAGGTCACGGTCCGTACCAATGGCACGCTCCGCCTCAAGATCGACAGCCATCGCCGCAGCTAGCGGCCCGGCGGTTCAACGCCCAGCACACGCCACAAGGCAGCAGCTGGCACGCGCGTCGTACCGCCGAGCGGCAACGTCTTCACGGGGAAGTCACCTGACCTGATCAACGAGTAGGCCTTGTGCACACCGATGCCGAGCGCCCGAGCCGCCGTCGACACGTTCACCGTCGGCGGAAGGGCCAGCAGCTCCTCCAAGGTCATCCCAGCGGCTGCGGAGCCGGTTCCCGAACTCTCTTTCACTGTCATCTCGTCGTCGCGTTCTCCCCCGCGCCAACGTAGACATAAGAATACTCCAACACTCCAGTGTTGGGGCAACATGTCTCACAGAGCGGCAAAGATCAGCACGCCGCCCACATCAGCAGGGGGAGAGCAGTGACCGACATCAGCTACTTCCGGAGGTGCCCGTGCAAGGTCCCGATCCTCGACAACGCCGGCGAGCCGGTGCTCCTGGCCGACGGCACGCCCAAGATGAAGGAGGTCGGAGCCACCTGCCCAAAGCTCAAGCAGAAGGGGCACTCGACCTGGTACTTCTATTTCGAACTGGAGTCCGGCGAGAACGGCAAGCGCCGGCGACTCCGCCGCGGCGGCTTCAAGACGCAGGACGATGCCAAGGTGGCGGCTAAGAAGGAGCTGAAGAAGGCCGAGGGCGGCACAGACGTCCTGAGCTCAGCCACCGTGGGAGATGACCTCACCGCCTGGGTGGAGCGGAAGGGAAGCCTCGCCCGCACCACCTCACACGGGTACGAGGGGCACATCCGGCTCTACCTGATGCCCCACCTGGGGCACATCAAGCGCAAGGACCTCCACGCTCGGCACATCGAAGCGATGTACGCCGCCATCAAGAAGGAGAACGCCGAACGCCTGCTCCACCACGGCCAAGTCGTAGAGCTCACCGAGGCACGCGACGCCGCAAAGGAAGCCTGGATACGCGCCTCCGGAAAGGGTGAGGAACGGCGCCAGGCTCGCAGTGCCTACCTCGGCGCCAACGCTGCGCTGATGGAGGGACGTCGGGGCCTGCGGAAGATCACAGGGCCGGCGACGCTCCACCGCATCAACGCCACCCTGAGTTCGTTCCTCAACAGCGGGATCAAGCGGCTCGAATACCAGACCAACTGGGCGTCGCTCATCGAGCTGCCTCCCGTCAAGCGGCCGAAGCCGCTGGTGTGGACGCCCGAGCGCGTTGAGCACTGGCAGCGCACGGGCGAGAAGCCCGGCCCGGTGATGGTCTGGACGCCCGAGCAAGCCGGGGCGTTCCTGGACTTCGTGGCGGACGACCGCCTCTACGCCCTGTGGGACACGTTCACCTTCCTCGGCCCGCGCCGCGGCGAGATGGCAGCCCTCCCCTGGACGGAAGTAAGCCTCACTGCCCTGTCCATGCGAATCTCGGCCCAGCTCGTTGAAGTCGCATACCGCGTCTACGGCGAGGAACCAAAGGCCGACAGCGTCCGCACCATGAGCATCAGCACGCACTCCGGCCTAGTGCTCACCACGCACCGGGCCCACCAGGAGCACGAACGCTCCGAGTGGGAAGGCGAGGAGGCGTGGGTCGAATCGGGCTGCGTCTTCACCATGGAGAACGGGGCCGCGCTCCACCCTGACTGGATCAGTCGGCGGTTCAAGCGGCTGGTCGAGCTGTCCGGCCTCCCGCCCGTACGCCTGCACGACTTGCGCCACCTCTCGGCCAGCCTCGCCCTGCTCGCCGGTACCGACATCAAGGTGGTTCAAGAGCGCCTCGGCCACAGCTCGCGGCAGATCACCTCGGACACCTACACCAGCGTCCTGCCCGAGCTGTTCCGGACTGAGGCCGAGTCGACGGTCGCAGTCGTGCCTCGCGGCGGTGAGGTCTCCTACACGGTCAAGAAGGCCCTCAAGATCCCCAACAGCGTCTTCGCGCAGGATGTGGCGGTGCTGTTCGCCAGCGCGGCCAGCACGGGGCCGAAGTCGCGGTGGGCCGTTGAGGTTCAGGCGACCGCCGGCGGTGAGGTCTTCGGCCGGATCCACACGGAGGTCCAAGCGGCTGAGCGTGCAGTCGAGGCGGCCCAGGCGTGGCTTCGGACGTACTGCACGGATCAGGGCTACGAGGTCATCCGAAGCGAGAATCTCGTGGACCGGATCCCGGAGGACCAGAAGACGACCTTGGCGCTGGTTCGTCTTGTGATCGACCGTACATCGGCAAGTAGCGGTGACGAGCCGGTGAGCCGGTTCCTGGCAGGCACCGGAAAGGCTTCCGTCGGCACTGGGTGACGCCTGTCCCCGCGTCCGCGCCCCCGCGTCCCCGCTGTGTCCCCGCAGCGCCCCCGGAACGCGAAAGGCGGCCCCGGAGGGCCGCCAAGATCACCGTAGCGACTCGCGCCGCCAGCAAAGATGCTGGTCAGATCGTTTCTGCACACCTGGTGTGCAGTGGGGCGGGTGGGACTCGAACCCACGGCCGACGGATTATGAGTCCGCTGCTCTAACCGGCTGAGCTACCGCCCCTTCACGGCGTGGCGCGTACACGTGTGCGCGCCGTCTGCCGCAGCATAGCCGCTCATACGATCTCCTGCCTCGGATGCCTCGCATGATCGGCTTCGCCTGTTCAGAGAGACCGCGCCGAGGGCTGCCCGGTTCCCAAATGGGTCAACAAAGAAAAGAAGAGGACCCCGTGGGGCCCTCTTCTTCTTCCTGCTCCCCCGGCTGGACTCGAACCAGCAACCCTCCGGTTAACAGCCGAATGCTCTGCCAATTGAGCTACAGGGGACCGCGCTCCCCCGACTGGACTCGAACCAGTAACCTGCCGGTTAACAGCCGGCTGCTCTGCCAATTGAGCTACAGGGGATTGCTGCGGTGCATCGAACAGCCCACCTCCGGCCTTGCCGGGGGGCGAGCGCCCGTTGCGAGTCATAGATTAGCGCAAGCAGGGGGGTGCTCCGCCAATCGGTATCGACAGCAGGCCGGGCACCACACGACGAAGGGTGGCAGGCATGCGGTACAAGGTCACGTTCGTGGTCGGACTGGCCCTCGGGTACGTGCTCGGAACCCGGGCCGGGCGCGAGCGCTACGAGCAGATGAAGAAGTCGGCGCGCGAAGTCGCGCAGAACCCCGCGGTGCGCAACGCCGCCGAGACCGCGGGCCACACCGGGCGCGAGTACGCCGGCAAGGCCTTCGCCGTGGTGAGCGAGAAGGTCGGCGACGCCGTGCCCGCCTCGCTGGCCGGGCGGGTACGCGGACTGCGCGACCGGTCCGGGACCGGCGAGGACGACTGGGGCACGAGCAACACCTGAGGCGTCCGAAGTCCACGGCGTGGGGTTCCCGGGACCTGTGAGGTTCCGGGGGCTCCGGAACGGTCGAGACGGGCCCCGCGTGCGGCAGAATCCTCCACATGGGGATAGTCGCCGGGCTGGACAGCTCTTCCGCCTTCACACGCATAGTCGTCTGTGACACCGAGACCGGCGCCGTGCTGCGCCAGGGGTACGCCCCCCATCCGCAGCCCACGGGCGAACCCGACGGCGCGAACCCCTACGAGACCGATCCGCAGGCCTGGCTGCTCTCCCTCGGCGAGGCCGCCGGCGGCGGGCTCCTCGAAGGGGTCCAGGCCATAGGGGTCTCCGCACAGCAGCACGGCCTGCTGCCGCTGGACCCGCAGGGCGGCCTGGTCCGCCCCGCCCTCGTCGGCAACGACAAGCGCCCTCAGGTCGCCGCCGCCGACCTCACCGAGGCCCTCGGCGGCCGGCACGCCTGGGCCGAGGCGGTGGGCTCGGTCCCGCACGCCGCCCAGCCGGTCGCGAAGCTCGCCTGGCTGGCCCGCAACGAGCCCGAGGCGGCCCGCCGGGTGGCGGTGCTGATGTCCCCGCACGACTGGCTGGTCTGGCAGCTGCTGGGCCGGCCGGCCCGGCGGACCACCGACCGGGGCGGCGCCTCGGGTACCGGGTACTGGTCGGCGGCCTCCGGATCCTGGCGCCCCGACCTGGTGGAGCTGGCGCTCGGGCACCGGGCGCTGCTGCCCGAGGTGCTCGGCCCGGCCGACGCCGCCGGGACCACGCCCGAGGGGCTGCTCATATCCGCCGGCACCGGCGAGACGATGGCCGCCGCGCTCGGGCTGGGTCTGGGCCCCGGCGACGCGGTGGTCTCGCTCGGCGCCTCCGGTTCGGTGATGGCGGTGCACCACGAGGCGCTGTCGGAGCCGGGCGGGCTGATCACCTCCCTGGCCGACGCCACCGGCATGCACCTGCCGGTCGTGAACACCTCCAACGCCGTACGGGCCCTGCGCGGCACCGCCGAGCTGCTCGGCACCGATCTGGAGGGGCTGTCCGAGCTCGCGCTGAAGTCGACGCCGGGCGCGCACGGCCTCGTACTCCTGCCGTACCTGGAGGGTGAGCGGACGCCGAACCTTCCGCACGCCGCCGGGACCCTGTCCGGGCTGCGCCGGGACTCGATGAAGCCGGAGCACCTGGCCCGGGCCGCCTTCGAGGGCATGCTGTGCGGGCTGGTGGACGCGCTGGACGTGCTGCGCTCGCGCGGGGTCGAGATCCGCCGGGTGTTCCTGCTGGGCGCGGCGGCCGAGCTGCCCGCCGTACAGGCCGCGGCTCCGGGGCTGTTCGGGACGCAGGTCGTCGTACCGGCGCCGGCGGACTACGCGGCGCTGGGCGCGGCGCGGCAGGCCGCCTGGGCGCTCGGGGTGGCGCAGGGCACGCTCTCCCCGCACACCCCGCCGGTCTGGCCGGCGCCCTCGGCGTCGCAGGTCTTCGAACCGGGCGCGGAGTTCCCGGCGTGGCAGGGGGTGCGCCAGCAGTACATCGCGACGCGGGAGCAGATCCACCCCGGGGCCTTCTAGTACTGCAACCGCATGTGTGGGTCGTGGCCTCGGCGTTGGTAATGGCAGCGGCGGGCTCGGGCCTGGCTGCGGCGCCGGAAGCGTGACCAGTGCAGACGGTGCTCGTTGCTGTGGCAGCGGGGCGTGACGACGACGTGCCCGATCATCCGGCGGATCTCCGGGACGCTGAGGGGTATGAGGTCTTGCTCGTCATCTCCGCTGCCCCTTTTGCGGCTTCTGCGGCACGGATGGCCGTGAGGTAGGCCAGGACGGCCATGGCCAGGGTGATGTGCCGGTACCAGGCCCGGTAGAGCCGCACCTGGTAGTGATCGAGCCCGCATTCACCCTTCGCGGTCTGGAAGCATTCCTCCACCGCCCACCTGGCTCCGGCGGTCCTGACCAGGTCTTTCAGCCGGGAAGTGACGGGGCCATAGCAGACGTAGTAGGCGATGTCGGTGGGGTCGGACAGGTTGCGGCGGGCGAGCACCCAGTGCCCGAATCCGCCCTCCCAGGCGGGCCGGATCGCGACGCGGGCCCAGTGGTAGATCCGCTGGCCGTGGGCGCCTGCTCCGGCGGAGATCCGCTTCCATGCCTGCTTCGGCAGGGCCGCGATCAGCTCGTCGACGCGGGCGTCCCGGCCGTCGGCGGTGATCACGGTGTCGTTGACCTTGGTGGCCAGCACATACGCGGCCTGGCGTTCTTCCAGCCAGGCGCGGAAGTGCTTGACCTGCCCGTATGCCTCGTCCGCGGTCACCCAGGCGAAGGGAACAGCCGCGTCGATGGCGCGTTGCAGCATCCACTTGAGGTGCTCGATCTTCGTGGCGAACGGCACGGTGTCGTCGATCCCGGCTGCCCGGCAGCGGTCGCGGTCGTCCGTCCAGGACTTCGGGACGTAGAGTTCCCGGTCGATCAGCGCCCGCCCTTTGGCGGATGCGTAGGCGAGGAAGGTGCCGATCTGGCAGTTCTCGGTGCGGCCAGCGGTGCCGGAATACTGCCGCTGGACCCCTGCTGACCTGGTGCCCTTCTTCAGGAACCCGGTGTCGTCCCCGATGAGCACGCCATCCTTGGCGCCGATGGTCTCCACGACGAAGTCCCGGACATCGTCGCGGACCGCGTTCTCGTCCCATTCGGAGTGGTTGAGCAGGCGTTGCACACCGTCCGGGCGGAGCTGGCCGACCTGCTCGGCCAGCGTCCACCCGTTCTTCTTCTCTAGCGGCGCAAGCAGGCCCGTCATGTAGTCCAGAGCCCGATCACGTGGCTCCGACCTGCCAAAACGATGCCCGAACCGGGCATGCAACCCCGCTACACCCTCGGACCACGACTCGATCTGCTCAACCGTCAGCGATTCATCACACAGTCACAACAACGAGCAACCTCACCGACCGTCACGCCACATGCGGTTGCAGTACTAGGGGGCGCGGGGGGCTCGGCCCGGGGGCCTAGGGCCGCGCCCGGGGGCCTCCTCCTTTTGACCGGCCTTTGCGAAATCCGGTGGGGATCGATGGGCCGGTTGGCCCAAGATGGGGTGAACCCCCTCGATCATGCCGACCGGAGCCTGCGCGTGCTCATACGACTTCTGCGCACCCATCTGGGTGCGTACCGGAAACCGATCGCGGTGCTGGTCCTGCTGCAGCTGCTGCAGACCAGCGCCAGCCTTTACCTGCCCACACTGAACGCCGACATCATCGACAAGGGTGTCGTCAACGGCGACACCGGCTACATCCTCCGCTTCGGCGCCCTGATGCTCGGCGTCTCCCTCGTCCAGCTCGTCTGCAACGTCGGAGCCGTCTACTACGGCGCCCGTACGGCGGCGGCCTTCGGCCGGGACGTCCGCGCGGCCGTCTTCGACCGCGTGCAGAGCTTCTCCGCCCGGGAGCTCGGCCAGTTCGGTGCCCCGTCCCTGATCACCCGTACGACGAACGACGTCCAGCAGGTCCAGATGCTGGTGCTGATGACGTTCACCCTGATGGTCTCGGCCCCGATCATGTGCGTAGGCGGCATCGCCATGGCGCTCTCTCTGGACGTGCGGCTGTCGGGCGTCCTGCTCGCCGTGGTCCCGGTGCTCGGGATCTCGGTCGGTGCCATCGTCTTCAAGACGCGGCCGCTGTTCCGCCAGATGCAGGACCGCCTGGACACGGTGAACCGGGTGCTGCGGGAGCAGATCACCGGCAACCGGGTGATCCGGGCCTTCGTCCGCGACGACTACGAGAAGGACCGTTTCCGCGAGGCCAACGCCGACCTGACCGGCGTCTCGCTGGCCTCCGGCAAGCTCCTGGCGTACATGTTCCCCACGGTCATCGTGGTCGTGAACATCTCCAGCGTCGCCGTCATCTGGTTCGGTGCGATGCGCGTGGACAGCGGCGGCATGGAGATCGGCCAGCTGACGGCCTTCCTCGCCTACCTGATGCAGATCATCATGGCCGTGATGATGGCCACCTTCATGTTCATGATGGTGCCGCGCGCCGAGGTCTGCGCCGAGCGCATCCAGGAGGTCCTGGACACCGAGTCCAGCGTGGTGCCGCCCGCCGACCCGGTGCGCGAACTCGCCCGCCGCGGGCGCCTGGAGCTGCGCGGCGCGGACTTCCGCTACCCGGGCGCCGAGGCCCCGGTGCTGCGCGGGGTGGACCTGGTGGCCCGCCCCGGCGAGACCACGGCGGTGATCGGCTCCACCGGAAGCGGCAAGTCCACGCTGCTGGGCCTGGTCCCGCGGCTGTTCGACGCGACCGGCGGCGAGGTGCTGGTCGACGGGGAGGACGTACGCCGGCTCGACCCGGAGCTGCTGGCCCAGACGGTCGGCATGGTTCCGCAGAAGCCGTACCTGTTCTCCGGAACCATCGCCTCCAACCTGCGCTACGGGCGCCCGGACGCGAGTGACGAAGAGCTGTGGCAGGCGCTGGAAGTGGCGCAGGCCAAGGAGTTCGTGTCCGCGCTGGAGGGTGGCCTGGAGGCCCCCGTCACCCAGGGCGGAACCAATGTCTCCGGCGGCCAGCGCCAGCGCCTGGCCATCGCCCGCACCCTGGTGCAGCGCCCGGAGATCTACCTCTTCGACGACTCCTTCTCGGCCCTGGACTACGCGACGGACGCGGCGCTGCGCGCGGCGCTCTCCCGCGAGACCGAGGACGCGACCGTGGTCATCGTCGCCCAGCGGGTCTCCACGATCCGCGACGCCGACCGGATCATCGTCCTGGACGAGGGCCAGGTGGTGGGCGAGGGACGCCACCACGAGCTGATGGCCGGCAACGAGACCTACCGGGAGATCGTGCTCTCCCAGCTGACGGAGGCGGAGGCCGCATGAGCGGGCCCGGAGGACGGATGATGACGGGACCGGCCGCGCGGTCCATGGACTTCAAGGGCTCGGGCAAGCGGCTGCTGGGCCAGATCGCGCACGACCGCGCCAAGATCTGGGGCATGGTCGCGGCCGTGGTCGGCAGCGTCGGCTGCGCGGTGGTCGGCCCGAAGATCCTCGGCGAGGCCACCGACCTGGTCTTCGCCGGGATCGTGGGCCGGGAGATGCCGGCCGGC
Above is a genomic segment from Streptomyces sp. NBC_01233 containing:
- a CDS encoding recombinase family protein, whose translation is MPRLYGFEDNSRRRLHEDEVGPLREMASRALLDPPQSDGDIAVWANAQGYRGTLGGEWKDASIGRLLKNPAIAGLRRDENGELVDAGHPGAITPDEFKALEERHAKRKRATPDAPYSYLLTGDVGGIASCGKCKQHLTGARNNAGSPGYRCRPKDKQGAGGCGEVRVNAELLETYVAEYLVAELLKPDVRASIEAAQEAARAQVEDLKKAIAEQEERGREVAEMYGRRQIGRDAFLAAQNAATDELKVSRTRLRFAEQMANFKLGDAQDLVRWWNTAPHASKQVIALLLLEGVRVFPASAKGVRTIEPGRVVLDWRKGRAVTR
- a CDS encoding helix-turn-helix domain-containing protein — its product is MTLEELLALPPTVNVSTAARALGIGVHKAYSLIRSGDFPVKTLPLGGTTRVPAAALWRVLGVEPPGR
- a CDS encoding tyrosine-type recombinase/integrase → MTDISYFRRCPCKVPILDNAGEPVLLADGTPKMKEVGATCPKLKQKGHSTWYFYFELESGENGKRRRLRRGGFKTQDDAKVAAKKELKKAEGGTDVLSSATVGDDLTAWVERKGSLARTTSHGYEGHIRLYLMPHLGHIKRKDLHARHIEAMYAAIKKENAERLLHHGQVVELTEARDAAKEAWIRASGKGEERRQARSAYLGANAALMEGRRGLRKITGPATLHRINATLSSFLNSGIKRLEYQTNWASLIELPPVKRPKPLVWTPERVEHWQRTGEKPGPVMVWTPEQAGAFLDFVADDRLYALWDTFTFLGPRRGEMAALPWTEVSLTALSMRISAQLVEVAYRVYGEEPKADSVRTMSISTHSGLVLTTHRAHQEHERSEWEGEEAWVESGCVFTMENGAALHPDWISRRFKRLVELSGLPPVRLHDLRHLSASLALLAGTDIKVVQERLGHSSRQITSDTYTSVLPELFRTEAESTVAVVPRGGEVSYTVKKALKIPNSVFAQDVAVLFASAASTGPKSRWAVEVQATAGGEVFGRIHTEVQAAERAVEAAQAWLRTYCTDQGYEVIRSENLVDRIPEDQKTTLALVRLVIDRTSASSGDEPVSRFLAGTGKASVGTG
- a CDS encoding YtxH domain-containing protein; this translates as MRYKVTFVVGLALGYVLGTRAGRERYEQMKKSAREVAQNPAVRNAAETAGHTGREYAGKAFAVVSEKVGDAVPASLAGRVRGLRDRSGTGEDDWGTSNT
- a CDS encoding FGGY family carbohydrate kinase yields the protein MGIVAGLDSSSAFTRIVVCDTETGAVLRQGYAPHPQPTGEPDGANPYETDPQAWLLSLGEAAGGGLLEGVQAIGVSAQQHGLLPLDPQGGLVRPALVGNDKRPQVAAADLTEALGGRHAWAEAVGSVPHAAQPVAKLAWLARNEPEAARRVAVLMSPHDWLVWQLLGRPARRTTDRGGASGTGYWSAASGSWRPDLVELALGHRALLPEVLGPADAAGTTPEGLLISAGTGETMAAALGLGLGPGDAVVSLGASGSVMAVHHEALSEPGGLITSLADATGMHLPVVNTSNAVRALRGTAELLGTDLEGLSELALKSTPGAHGLVLLPYLEGERTPNLPHAAGTLSGLRRDSMKPEHLARAAFEGMLCGLVDALDVLRSRGVEIRRVFLLGAAAELPAVQAAAPGLFGTQVVVPAPADYAALGAARQAAWALGVAQGTLSPHTPPVWPAPSASQVFEPGAEFPAWQGVRQQYIATREQIHPGAF
- a CDS encoding IS701 family transposase produces the protein MESWSEGVAGLHARFGHRFGRSEPRDRALDYMTGLLAPLEKKNGWTLAEQVGQLRPDGVQRLLNHSEWDENAVRDDVRDFVVETIGAKDGVLIGDDTGFLKKGTRSAGVQRQYSGTAGRTENCQIGTFLAYASAKGRALIDRELYVPKSWTDDRDRCRAAGIDDTVPFATKIEHLKWMLQRAIDAAVPFAWVTADEAYGQVKHFRAWLEERQAAYVLATKVNDTVITADGRDARVDELIAALPKQAWKRISAGAGAHGQRIYHWARVAIRPAWEGGFGHWVLARRNLSDPTDIAYYVCYGPVTSRLKDLVRTAGARWAVEECFQTAKGECGLDHYQVRLYRAWYRHITLAMAVLAYLTAIRAAEAAKGAAEMTSKTSYPSASRRSAG
- a CDS encoding ABC transporter ATP-binding protein, with the protein product MLIRLLRTHLGAYRKPIAVLVLLQLLQTSASLYLPTLNADIIDKGVVNGDTGYILRFGALMLGVSLVQLVCNVGAVYYGARTAAAFGRDVRAAVFDRVQSFSARELGQFGAPSLITRTTNDVQQVQMLVLMTFTLMVSAPIMCVGGIAMALSLDVRLSGVLLAVVPVLGISVGAIVFKTRPLFRQMQDRLDTVNRVLREQITGNRVIRAFVRDDYEKDRFREANADLTGVSLASGKLLAYMFPTVIVVVNISSVAVIWFGAMRVDSGGMEIGQLTAFLAYLMQIIMAVMMATFMFMMVPRAEVCAERIQEVLDTESSVVPPADPVRELARRGRLELRGADFRYPGAEAPVLRGVDLVARPGETTAVIGSTGSGKSTLLGLVPRLFDATGGEVLVDGEDVRRLDPELLAQTVGMVPQKPYLFSGTIASNLRYGRPDASDEELWQALEVAQAKEFVSALEGGLEAPVTQGGTNVSGGQRQRLAIARTLVQRPEIYLFDDSFSALDYATDAALRAALSRETEDATVVIVAQRVSTIRDADRIIVLDEGQVVGEGRHHELMAGNETYREIVLSQLTEAEAA